In the Anastrepha obliqua isolate idAnaObli1 chromosome 1, idAnaObli1_1.0, whole genome shotgun sequence genome, one interval contains:
- the LOC129243917 gene encoding jerky protein homolog-like → MHKKFVENHGFTREQVFNADETGLNYKALPKKTLDFCVNSYAPGWKMQKQRITLMVSANSSGYRLPLVVVHTAQRPRCYTKSTMNALPVAYYAQKNAWMDQTIFRDWFMNSFVPNVRNYLMSEGLSQKAVLVLHNAPSHPVEDLKSDDGNIFCYFLPPSSTAVLQPMDQSVIETLKRRYRKKFIQDLVSQENIDLADYWKNYNIKHAIDNVADSWSELSSTTLEKCWNKLWPNTGSPSNNRDDVSQADVMTSTSSALPLENSETINEWLNCDENDCGYELLTDEQIINEVNDEEENNDDYDGTDNNNENGHNPTASFLRQEAKIAASNLEKFIAWYEMQDEAGLADTIRLRQFLLFAKNKTQVTLKQNTLTEFF, encoded by the coding sequence atgcacaaaaaattcGTCGAAAATCATGGTTTTACCCGTGAGCAAGTTTTCAATGCTGATGAAACGGGTCTGAACTATAAAGCACTCCCAAAAAAGACACTCGATTTTTGTGTGAATAGTTATGCACCTGGATGGAAAATGCAAAAGCAACGAATAACATTGATGGTTAGCGCAAATTCAAGTGGTTATAGGCTCCCATTAGTTGTAGTTCATACGGCTCAACGTCCACGTTGTTACACAAAATCAACCATGAATGCTCTTCCTGTGGCTTATTATGCTCAAAAGAATGCTTGGATGGATCAAACGATTTTTCGCGACTGGTTCATGAACAGTTTTGTTCCAAATGTTCGAAATTATTTAATGTCGGAAGGATTATCACAGAAAGCAGTTTTGGTTCTGCATAATGCCCCATCACATCCAGTTGAAGATTTAAAAAGTGATGatggtaatattttttgttatttcctgCCACCGAGTTCAACTGCGGTTCTACAACCCATGGATCAATCAGTAATTGAAACTTTAAAGCGTcgatatcggaaaaaatttattcaggACCTCGTTTCACAAGAGAATATTGATTTGGCAGATTATTGGAAGAATTACAACATTAAACACGCAATTGATAATGTAGCTGATTCATGGTCTGAGTTATCGTCGACAACATTGGAAAAGTGTTGGAACAAACTATGGCCAAATACAGGATCGCCTTCGAATAACAGAGACGATGTCTCACAGGCTGATGTTATGACTAGTACATCTTCGGCTTTGCCATTGGAAAATAGTGAAACGATCAATGAATGGTTGAATTGTGACGAAAATGATTGTGGTTATGAGCTTTTGACTGACgaacaaataattaatgaagtgaatgatgaagaagaaaataatgatgaTTACGATGGAACAgataacaataatgaaaatggtcACAATCCTACTGCTTCATTTCTAAGACAAGAAGCCAAAATTGCTGCATCAAATTTAGAGAAATTTATCGCCTGGTATGAAATGCAAGATGAAGCCGGCTTGGCTGACACGATTCGTTTGCGCCAATTTCTTCTTTTCGCAAAGAATAAAACTCAAGTCACTCTAAAGCAAAATACACTAActgaattcttttga
- the LOC129237191 gene encoding uncharacterized protein LOC129237191, translated as MKAFIVAGICLISIVSLSSAQFSNGRVLDPPNPQLCAQRIIHEKTPDGKGYFFSWRDPQLKGVEEDWLTARNFCRRRCMDSVSLETSLENEWVKQRLVNENVKYIWTSGRLCDFKGCERPDLQPTNINGWFWTATLQKLAPTSERSQGDWSPSGGIGLPQPDNREYKQNGAPENCLALLNQFYNDGVNWHDVACHHKKPFVCEENDALLKYVRYTNPNLRI; from the exons ATGAAAGCGTTCATAGTGGCCGGTATTTGCTTGATTAGCATTGTGAGTTTAAGCTCTGCGCAATTTTCCAATGGACGCGTTTTGGATCCACCCAATCCACAATTGTGCGCTCAAAGGATTATTCACGAAAAGACACCCGATGGCAAAGG GTATTTCTTCTCGTGGCGCGATCCACAATTGAAGGGTGTAGAAGAAGATTGGTTGACAGCTAGAAACTTCTGTCGCAGACGTTGTATGGACTCAGTGTCGTTGGAAACAAGCTTAGAAAACGAATGGGTTAAACAGCGCTTGGTTAACGAAAAC GTGAAATACATCTGGACCAGCGGTCGATTGTGCGACTTTAAGGGTTGCGAACGTCCCGATTTACAGCCCACCAACATCAATGGTTGGTTCTGGACCGCTACTCTGCAAAAATTGGCACCCACCTCGGAACGTTCTCAGGGCGATTGGTCGCCCAGCGGTGGTATTGGACTTCCCCAGCCTGACAACCGTGAATACAAACAGAACGGTGCTCCTGAAAATTGCCTGGCCCTGCTAAATCAGTTCTACAATGATGGCGTCAACTGGCACGATGTTGCGTGCCATCACAAGAAACCATTTGTGTGTGAGGAAAACGATGCCCTACTCAAGTACGTGCGCTACACAAACCCAAATCTGCGCATTTAA